The following are from one region of the Melospiza melodia melodia isolate bMelMel2 chromosome 16, bMelMel2.pri, whole genome shotgun sequence genome:
- the VGLL1 gene encoding transcription cofactor vestigial-like protein 1 isoform X1, protein MEETRKLSPKLSKSKEPVKTEWGSQSVVFTYFQGDINSMVDEHFSRALSNVKNPQDLSTKHRGETVVLKNVDNMSPHQWNFSSHCYKPYPSSSSTSMATSALNFSAAGAVGQCQPSPLRSRPAQPADLWPFPPTGTPSVTGAGYPHTLPDLHAADELISDRKYSSLLGLLQQERCLTSMQECTMKQHSNSACMTGPARLQNMSQSSAPGGERKGSSYQGSENPSVSHAAAGIQIHDRRRDLYF, encoded by the exons ATGGAAGAAACAAGGAAGCTTTCCCCAAAGCTGAGTAAAAGCAAAGAGCCTGTGAAAACAGAATGGGGATCTCAGAGTGTGGTGTTCACCTATTTCCAAGGGGACATTAACAGCATGGTAGATGAACATTTTTCTAGAGCTCTCAGCAATGTCAAGAACCCCCAAGACCTGAGCACAAAGCACAGGGGTGAGACTGTTGTCCTGAAAAACG taGACAACATGTCTCCCCATCAGTGGAATTTCTCTTCGCATTGCTACAAACCATATCCATCATCATCTTCAACAAGCATGGCAACTTCTGCTCTGAATTTTTCTGCTGCTGGTGCAGTAGGCCAGTGCCAGCCATCGCCTCTGCGGAGTCGTCCAGCTCAACCTGCAGATTTATGGCCCTTCCCTCCAACTGGGACTCCCAGTGTCACTGGTGCAGGGTATCCTCACACCCTCCCTGACCTGCATGCAGCCGATGAGCTGATCTCTGACAGGAAATACAGTTCTCTTCTTGGCCTTCTGCAACAGGAAAGGTGCTTAACATCCATGCAAGAATGCACCATGAAGCAACACTCAAATTCTGCTTGTATGACTGGACCTGCAAGGTTACAAAATATGAGTCAAAGTTCAGCTCCTGGGGGAG agaggaaAGGAAGCTCTTACCAAGGCTCAGAAAATCCCAGTGTAAGCCATGCCGCTGCAG GTATTCAGATTCATGACAGAAGACGAGATTTGTACTTCTAG
- the VGLL1 gene encoding transcription cofactor vestigial-like protein 1 isoform X2 yields MEETRKLSPKLSKSKEPVKTEWGSQSVVFTYFQGDINSMVDEHFSRALSNVKNPQDLSTKHRGETVVLKNDNMSPHQWNFSSHCYKPYPSSSSTSMATSALNFSAAGAVGQCQPSPLRSRPAQPADLWPFPPTGTPSVTGAGYPHTLPDLHAADELISDRKYSSLLGLLQQERCLTSMQECTMKQHSNSACMTGPARLQNMSQSSAPGGERKGSSYQGSENPSVSHAAAGIQIHDRRRDLYF; encoded by the exons ATGGAAGAAACAAGGAAGCTTTCCCCAAAGCTGAGTAAAAGCAAAGAGCCTGTGAAAACAGAATGGGGATCTCAGAGTGTGGTGTTCACCTATTTCCAAGGGGACATTAACAGCATGGTAGATGAACATTTTTCTAGAGCTCTCAGCAATGTCAAGAACCCCCAAGACCTGAGCACAAAGCACAGGGGTGAGACTGTTGTCCTGAAAAACG ACAACATGTCTCCCCATCAGTGGAATTTCTCTTCGCATTGCTACAAACCATATCCATCATCATCTTCAACAAGCATGGCAACTTCTGCTCTGAATTTTTCTGCTGCTGGTGCAGTAGGCCAGTGCCAGCCATCGCCTCTGCGGAGTCGTCCAGCTCAACCTGCAGATTTATGGCCCTTCCCTCCAACTGGGACTCCCAGTGTCACTGGTGCAGGGTATCCTCACACCCTCCCTGACCTGCATGCAGCCGATGAGCTGATCTCTGACAGGAAATACAGTTCTCTTCTTGGCCTTCTGCAACAGGAAAGGTGCTTAACATCCATGCAAGAATGCACCATGAAGCAACACTCAAATTCTGCTTGTATGACTGGACCTGCAAGGTTACAAAATATGAGTCAAAGTTCAGCTCCTGGGGGAG agaggaaAGGAAGCTCTTACCAAGGCTCAGAAAATCCCAGTGTAAGCCATGCCGCTGCAG GTATTCAGATTCATGACAGAAGACGAGATTTGTACTTCTAG